In the genome of Chloroflexota bacterium, the window GCCCGGTCAACTGCCCACGCAACTCCGGGTCCAGCGTGGAGGCAGAGACCAACGTCACGCCCCTCTCATCGTCGATCACCTGGGCGTAAATATGATTCAGGCTGCGGAAGACATTCAATCGTGGACGCTCGGCCGTGCCGTGCACCTTACGCCGCACCCGGCGATGGCGACGCAGCCGTGCCTCTCGAGGTGTCAATTTGGCCATACGTACATCGTCCTCCTAGCCCAACCTTTTCCTTGCAAGCCTCATCACATCACGCGGCCCGCTTTGCCCGCCTTCTGCCGGACCCACTCGCCGACATACCGGATCCCCTTACCCTTATAGGGCTCCGGCGGCCGCACATCCCGGATCTTGGCTGCGATCAGGCCCACCAGCTCCTTGTCGATCCCCTGCACGCTGATGTTCCGACCGCTCCGATCCACCTCGAAGGTGATCCCGGGCGGGGGCTGAAACTCCACGGGATGCGAGAACCCCACCTGCAAAATCAGGCGATCCCCCACCAGATCCGCGCGATAGCCGACGCCACGGATCTCCAGGTCCTTCCGGAAGCCCTCGGTCACCCCGGTCACCATATTGGCCAACAGCGCCCGGGTCAGCCCATGCAATGCCTTGTGCATGCGGCTATCGGTGGGCCGCTTCACGGTCAGCACACCATCGGACAATTCGATGATCATATCCGGCGAAAAAGTCCGGGTCAACTGCCCCTTCGGGCCCTTCACCGTCACCGTATTCCCCGGTGCAATCTCAACGGTTACCCCTTCGGGCACCGGAATGGGCAACTTTCCAATACGAGACACCGCTCTACCTCCCCCACACGACCACCAGGTATTCCCAGCCTGTGACCACCCACGCCATCTCTTTCAGCGAACCGGCTCACCACACGTAGCACAACACCTCGCCGCCCACACCCAGGCGACGCGCCTTCCGATCCGTCATGACCCCGCGCGGCGTGGACAGGATGGCAATCCCCATCCCCCGCAAGACCCAGGGGATCTCCTGCCGCTTCACGTAAATCCGTCGGCCGGGCTTGCTCACACGCTTCAAGCCGGTGATCACCGGCTTGCGCTCCTGGTCATATTTCAGGATGATGCGCAGCTGAGGCTGCGGGTGATCTCGGGTCACCTGGTAGTTTTGAATGAAGCCTTCCTCTTTCAGGATGCGCGCGATGGCCACCTTCATCTTGGAGCTGGGCATCATCACCTGCTTGTGCCCCACCATCGCCGCGTTGCGGATGCGAATCAGCATGTCCGCAATAGGATCGGTCATCATAGGCCCTTACTCCATCCTTCCTCACCAGCATATCCATGCGCCCACTCCATCCACACGCCCGTCCCCGGGCCTCCGTGTCGATGGAGTGGGGACATGCATCACCAGCTCGACTTCACCACGCCCGGCAAACGGCCCTCCAGCGCCTCACGGCGGAAGCAGATGCGGCACAGCTGGAAGCGACGCATATAGCCGCGCGGCCGGCCACAGATCTTGCATCGATTGCGCACCCGCACCTTGTACTTCCGTCGGGTCTCCCGGACTATCATGCACTTCTTCGCCACGTTCGCTCTCCTTACGCTGCTGCCTGCTGCGCGGAGCGCCCAAAGGGCATCCCCAACAAACGCAACAACTCGCGAGCCTCCTCATCCGTCTTGGCCGTCGTGACGATGGTCACCTCCATGCCACGCACCTTGTCGATGGAGTCATAGTCGATCTCCGGCCAGACCAGCTGCTCGCGTAGCCCCAATGTGTAATTACCACGGCCGTCAAACGCGTCCGGGGACACCCCACGAAAGTCACGCTGACGCGGCAACGCGATGTTGAACAGCCGATCCAGGAAGTGCCACATCCGATCGCCCCGCAGGGTCACCTTCAACCCGATAGGGTTCCCCTCTCGCAACTTAAAGGTGGCGATCGACTTGCGCGCTCGCGTGATGATGGGCTTCTGCCCCGTGATCACGGAGATGTCCCGGGCCGCGTTGTCCAGCGCCTTGGGATTCTGCAGCGCCTCACCCAGGCCGACGTTCACCACGACCTTGGTGATCCTCGGGACCTCCATGATGTTGCGATATTGGAAACGCTTCTGTAGCTCCGGCACCACCTCATTCCGGTAGCGCTCTTTCAAGTTCGCCATCTACGCCCCACTCCTCTGCGGTTAGCTATCGATCAGTTGCCCGCATCGCTTGCACTCGCGCGCCCGGGAGCCGTCCTCGAACACGCGCATGCGCACCCGCGTGGGCTCATCGCAATGCGGGCAGACGAGCATCACATTGGAGATGTGAATGGGAGCCTCCCGCTCGATGATCCCCACCTGCGTGCGAACATCCCCGGTTCGCCGCTGGTGCTTCTTGATGAAGTTCACACCGGCCACGACGACACGATCCAGGTTGGGATCGCGCACGACCGATCGCCCCAGCTTCTTCGTCATACGGCGAGACAGCCGGCGCTTCCCCCGGATCACGCGCTGCACCTCCCCGCGCTCGCCCGCGTCGTCGCCGCTGATCACTTCCACCAGATCACCGCGTTTGATCCTCATCATCCACCCCACACCCAACACGTCTAGAGGACCTCAGGCGCCAAGGACACGATGCGCATGAAGCCCTTCTCTCGCAGCTCGCGGGCCACCGGCCCAAAGATGCGCGTTCCACGAGGGCTCTTGTACTGATCGATCAACACGGCCGCGTTATCGTCGAACTTGATGTAGGAGCCATCCGGCCGTCCGTACTCCTTCGCGGTCCGCACCACCACGGCCCGAACGATGTCCCCCTTCTTCACGGAGCTGTTCGGCGCGGCCTGCTTCACGGAGGCCACGATGATATCGCCCACCCGGGCGTAACGACGCGTGGATCCCCCCAGCACGCGAATGCAAAGGATCTCCTTGGCACCCGTGTTATCCGCGACCTTCAGCCGACTCTCCTGCTGAATCATGCCGTCACCCTCGTTCTCGCCTATACATCGGCTTCGATGAGTTCTTCGCCCCGAGACAGGATCTCGGTCACCACCCAGCGCTTCTCTCGGCTCAAAGGCCGTGACTCCACGATGCGCACGATGTCCCCCACGCGACACTGGTTCTCCTCATCGTGCGCCTTGAAACGCTTCGAAACCTTGATGACTTTGCCATACAGGGGATGGCGTCGGGTGCGATCCACCCGCACCACCACCGTCTTATCCATCTTGTCGCTGACGACCTCACCGACCAGGGTCTTCCGTCGCCCACGCATCGCTTACTCCTCCGCTTCCAAGGATTGATACCAGGCCGCCAGCTCCCTCTCGCGCAGGATCGTGCGCAACCGGGCGATGTCCCGCCGGACCAGCTTCAGACGCGCGACATTCCGCAACTGCCCCGTCGCATACTGAAAGCGCAGGTTGAAGAGCTCCTGATACGCCTCGTCCAACCGACGGGCAATCTCCTCATCCGTCATCGCACGGATCTCGCTGGGCTTCATCCTCCACCTCCAGCCGCCTCTTCCGGCAGATCCGAGCGCGCGATGATCTGTGTGTGAATGGGCAGCTTATGAGAGGCGAGACGCAACGCCTCCCGGGCCACGGCCTCCGGAACACCGGCGATCTCGAAGATGACCCGGCCCGGCTTGACGACCGCCACCCAGTGGTCCACGTTCCCCTTCCCGCTCCCCATACGGGTCTCCGCCGGCTTCTTCGTCACCGGCTTGTCCGGGAAGACGCGGATCCACACCTTGCCGCCGCGCCGCACGTGGCGCACGATCGCTCGACGTGCGGCCTCGATCTGCCGGCTGGTCATCCAGCACGGCTCCAGGGCCTGCAACCCATAATCCCCAAAGGACACCCGGTTTCCCCGGCTGGCCATCCCTTTCATCCGGCCCCGATGGGCCTTGCGATATTTCACCCGCTTTGGCATCAACATCGTCGCTCAACTCCTTCAACACGCACCCGGCCAATCACGACACCCCGCCGGCGACGTTACGCTTGGGCCTCCTGGCGCTCGGGCAACACATCACCGCGATAGATCCACACCTTGATGCCGATCCGGCCGAACGTGGTCAACGCCTCCGCCTGCGCGTAATCGATGTCCGCCCGCAACGTGTGCCGCGGCACGCGGCCCTCACGCACCGTCTCCGAGCGAGCCATCTCCGCGCCCGCCAGCCGGCCGCTGCACGTGATCATGATCCCCTTGGCGCCAGCCCGCATGGCACGCGACACGGCCTGCTTCATCGCCCGCCGATAGGAGACGCGCCGCTCCAATTGGGAGGCCAGATCCTCAGCCACCAGGTACGCCTCCAGCTCCGGGCGCTCGATCTCGATGACGTCGATCTTGATCTTCTTGTTCGTCAACGCCTCCAGCTTGGAGCGCAACGCGTTCACGTGTTGCCCCTTGCGGCCGATGATGATGCCCGGCTTGGAGGTGTGGATCATCACGTGCACCGCGCCCGGGAAGCGTTCGATCTCGATCTGCGAGATCCCCGCCTGCCCCATCTCCGAGCGGATCATCTCCCGGATCTTGCGATCCTCCTCCAGGAGATCCGCGTACTGACGCCCCTCCGCGTACCAGCGGGTTCGCCAATCCTTGATGATGCCCAAACGAAAGCCGATGGGATGTACTTTGCGTCCCAAAGTTTCCTCCTTACGCCCACATCGCCCAGCTAGGCCGGTTCCTCTTCCCGTAACACCACGGTAATGTGAGACGCCCGGCGAAGGATCGGCTTGAAGCGGCCGCGAGCGCCAAAGCGCCGCCACCGACGTGTCGGAGCCTGATCGGCCGTGATCTTCGCGATCACCAAATCCTCACGGGCCAGGCCGAAGTTCTCCTCCGCGTTCGCGATCGCCGAGGCGATGGTCTTCGCCACCGGCTTGGCGGCCGCCTGCGGCATGAACTGCAACATCACCAGCGCCTCTTCGGCCCGCTTCCCTCGCACCTGATCGATCACCCTCCGCACCTTCTGCGGAGAGATACCGACGTATTTATAAACAGCTCGCACTTCCTCTGCCATCGATCCCGTCCTCGTCTACCTTACCGCAGAGCTTCCATGACCCCGCCGCGCCCACTCTCATGGCCGATCAACGGCGAGCCCGAGTCCCCTTCTCCTTCACGATGTGACCACGGAACGTCCGGGTCGGCGCGAACTCGCCCAGCTTATGCCCCACCATGTCCTCCGTGATGTAGATGGGAACATGGCGTCGGCCATCATGCACCGCGATGGTGTGCCCCACCATCTGCGGGAAGACCGTGGACGCACGCGACCAGGTCTTGATCACCCGGCGCTCGCCGGTTCGATTCATCTCCTCGATCTTACGCAGCAGCTTCGGATCGACATACGGTCCCTTCTTCAGCGACCGAGACACGCCTCACCTCCCAATCCAAACCCGACTTATCGCCGTCGCGCGGTACGCCGCCGCACGATGTACTTGTCCGTCGCCTTGTTGCGCCGCGTCTTGTACCCCAGCGTGGGCTTCCCCCACGGCGTCTTGGGTCCGGGCAACCCGATGGGCGCCTTCCCCTCACCACCGCCGTGCGGGTGATCCCGCGGCGTCATCGCCGAACCACGGACCTCCGGGCGCCATCCCAACCAGCGCTTGCGCCCGGCCTTGCCCAATTTGATGTTGGCGTGATCGACGTTGCTCACCTGGCCGATCGTGGCCATGCAGCGGACGTGGATGCGACGCACCTCGCCGCTGGGCAGGCGGATCTGGGCGTAGTTGCCCTCTTTGGCGAGCAACTGGGCTCCTGTGCCCGCCGCCCGCACGAGCTGTCCGCCGCGCCCCGGGTACAGCTCGATGTTATGGATCACCGTACCCAACGGGATGTTCGCCAGCGGCAGCGCGTTGCCCGGCCGGATCTCGGCGTCGGGGCCGGACATGATCGTATCCCCCACACGCAGCTCCTGCGGCGCCAGGATGTATCGCTTCTCCCCGTCCGCATAGACGATCAGCGCGATCCGCGCCGTGCGGTTGGGATCGTATTCGATGGAATCCACCCGGCCGGGGATGCCAAACTTGTTGCGCTTGAAAT includes:
- a CDS encoding 50S ribosomal protein L18 gives rise to the protein MAKLTPREARLRRHRRVRRKVHGTAERPRLNVFRSLNHIYAQVIDDERGVTLVSASTLDPELRGQLTGLTKTEQAKKVGELVAKRALAAGIKRVVFDRGGYLYHGRVKALAEGSREAGLVF
- the rplF gene encoding 50S ribosomal protein L6, whose amino-acid sequence is MSRIGKLPIPVPEGVTVEIAPGNTVTVKGPKGQLTRTFSPDMIIELSDGVLTVKRPTDSRMHKALHGLTRALLANMVTGVTEGFRKDLEIRGVGYRADLVGDRLILQVGFSHPVEFQPPPGITFEVDRSGRNISVQGIDKELVGLIAAKIRDVRPPEPYKGKGIRYVGEWVRQKAGKAGRVM
- the rpsH gene encoding 30S ribosomal protein S8, whose amino-acid sequence is MMTDPIADMLIRIRNAAMVGHKQVMMPSSKMKVAIARILKEEGFIQNYQVTRDHPQPQLRIILKYDQERKPVITGLKRVSKPGRRIYVKRQEIPWVLRGMGIAILSTPRGVMTDRKARRLGVGGEVLCYVW
- a CDS encoding type Z 30S ribosomal protein S14, yielding MAKKCMIVRETRRKYKVRVRNRCKICGRPRGYMRRFQLCRICFRREALEGRLPGVVKSSW
- the rplE gene encoding 50S ribosomal protein L5 produces the protein MANLKERYRNEVVPELQKRFQYRNIMEVPRITKVVVNVGLGEALQNPKALDNAARDISVITGQKPIITRARKSIATFKLREGNPIGLKVTLRGDRMWHFLDRLFNIALPRQRDFRGVSPDAFDGRGNYTLGLREQLVWPEIDYDSIDKVRGMEVTIVTTAKTDEEARELLRLLGMPFGRSAQQAAA
- the rplX gene encoding 50S ribosomal protein L24, with translation MRIKRGDLVEVISGDDAGERGEVQRVIRGKRRLSRRMTKKLGRSVVRDPNLDRVVVAGVNFIKKHQRRTGDVRTQVGIIEREAPIHISNVMLVCPHCDEPTRVRMRVFEDGSRARECKRCGQLIDS
- the rplN gene encoding 50S ribosomal protein L14; translation: MIQQESRLKVADNTGAKEILCIRVLGGSTRRYARVGDIIVASVKQAAPNSSVKKGDIVRAVVVRTAKEYGRPDGSYIKFDDNAAVLIDQYKSPRGTRIFGPVARELREKGFMRIVSLAPEVL
- the rpsQ gene encoding 30S ribosomal protein S17, with translation MRGRRKTLVGEVVSDKMDKTVVVRVDRTRRHPLYGKVIKVSKRFKAHDEENQCRVGDIVRIVESRPLSREKRWVVTEILSRGEELIEADV
- the rpmC gene encoding 50S ribosomal protein L29, whose product is MKPSEIRAMTDEEIARRLDEAYQELFNLRFQYATGQLRNVARLKLVRRDIARLRTILRERELAAWYQSLEAEE
- the rplP gene encoding 50S ribosomal protein L16, with translation MLMPKRVKYRKAHRGRMKGMASRGNRVSFGDYGLQALEPCWMTSRQIEAARRAIVRHVRRGGKVWIRVFPDKPVTKKPAETRMGSGKGNVDHWVAVVKPGRVIFEIAGVPEAVAREALRLASHKLPIHTQIIARSDLPEEAAGGGG
- the rpsC gene encoding 30S ribosomal protein S3 is translated as MGRKVHPIGFRLGIIKDWRTRWYAEGRQYADLLEEDRKIREMIRSEMGQAGISQIEIERFPGAVHVMIHTSKPGIIIGRKGQHVNALRSKLEALTNKKIKIDVIEIERPELEAYLVAEDLASQLERRVSYRRAMKQAVSRAMRAGAKGIMITCSGRLAGAEMARSETVREGRVPRHTLRADIDYAQAEALTTFGRIGIKVWIYRGDVLPERQEAQA
- the rplV gene encoding 50S ribosomal protein L22, whose translation is MAEEVRAVYKYVGISPQKVRRVIDQVRGKRAEEALVMLQFMPQAAAKPVAKTIASAIANAEENFGLAREDLVIAKITADQAPTRRWRRFGARGRFKPILRRASHITVVLREEEPA
- the rpsS gene encoding 30S ribosomal protein S19, which translates into the protein MSRSLKKGPYVDPKLLRKIEEMNRTGERRVIKTWSRASTVFPQMVGHTIAVHDGRRHVPIYITEDMVGHKLGEFAPTRTFRGHIVKEKGTRARR
- the rplB gene encoding 50S ribosomal protein L2, which produces MPIKVYKPTSPGRRGMTVSTFEEITRTKPERSLVVPLKKHAGRNMRGKITVRHRGGGHKRRYRIIDFKRNKFGIPGRVDSIEYDPNRTARIALIVYADGEKRYILAPQELRVGDTIMSGPDAEIRPGNALPLANIPLGTVIHNIELYPGRGGQLVRAAGTGAQLLAKEGNYAQIRLPSGEVRRIHVRCMATIGQVSNVDHANIKLGKAGRKRWLGWRPEVRGSAMTPRDHPHGGGEGKAPIGLPGPKTPWGKPTLGYKTRRNKATDKYIVRRRTARRR